In the Triticum aestivum cultivar Chinese Spring chromosome 2B, IWGSC CS RefSeq v2.1, whole genome shotgun sequence genome, GTCTACCAAAATAATCATGTCTTTATTAATCAGACCACAGATACAGAATCACAATATGAAAGCAGTGGCGGGACCGGGCAGGTATAGTCGGGGCCATAGTCAGTGGGTTCCATGCGGCTCGCCGGAACTGTCCGCATGGCTAGAGATGTCACGCGCGGTGGAAATAGCGGTTAGGGAAGGAAACTTCCTCCCACTGAAGGAGGAACTAGACAGATAGCGCTTGGTAATTTTTGTTACTTCGGGTGTTATTTTACTGCCATGACAGTAAATGAATATATCGGTATTACACATCCACTACAGATGCTCTTACCAGGTTCCCCGCCTGAAACAGGTTGGGGGTTCTGATAATTAAGGAATGTAATTCATTTGAATAAGCTTTGAAAAAAGTGGGGAAAAAATAATCTTTTGCTGACACATTCATTAAATAAAAAAATATCCCCTCACCACGACATTTAATCAGTGTGTGATCTCTCTAGCTCTCTGCTGCCTATAAATACATGGCGAGAGACTATGCTTGCTATCACACACATCACTTACCTATCTCCAGTACATTCCCTTCTTCCTCTACATACGTGCAACAATTGTATATTGTTCATCGCGAGCATGGTTTCTTCCTCCAACGTGGTTTTCGTGGCTCTAGCTAGCagctgcctcatcctccttcattCGAGCAGCATCTCTGGCTGGTCCGATGGGGGTGCGACGTGTGGTACGGTCCCCGCGAAGGCGCCGGCACTGACGGTAGGTATATAGCCGCATGGACGATGCATGCAGACCTTGATGATGGGAGTGCATGCATGTTAGGACACATATATTTTAGTACTCCCTCCGCTTCCATAATATaaaacgttttttacactagtataGTATAAAAAATGTTCTTACATTATAAGACGGAGGAAGTAGTTATTTACGTGTACCGATGAGTGCATAGGCGTGTTGCAGGTGGTGCATGCGGGTACCAGGGCGACATGGAGCAGCCGCCGTTCTCCGCCATGGTCACGGCGGGCGGCCCCTCTATCTTCAAGAATGGTAGGGGTTGCGGCGCTTGCTATCAGGTTAAATGCACCAGCCATCGCGCTTGCTCCGGGGTCCCGGTGACCGTGGTCGTCACAGACCAGTGCCCCGGTGGGCCGTGCCTGTCGGAGGCTACCCACTTTGACCTCGGCGGGAAGGCATTCGGCGCCATGGCCAAGCCCGGCCAGGCCGACAATCTCCGCAGAGCCGGCAGCCTTAGAGTCCAATACAACCGGTAAGCCCAGCTTAGCGTCATGCATGTTCGTGCGATCCATCGATCGGTTGTCAACTCTTTGATTTCTTCGCTCGCAGGGTTCCGTGCAACTGGCATGGGCTGGACATCGCCTTCAGGGTGGACGGCGGCTCCAATCCCTACTACCTTGCGCTGCTCATTGAGGACGAGGCCGGCGACGGCGACCTGTCGGCGGTCGAGCTTCAGCAGCGCCGCGGCAGCTGGGCGCCAATGCAGGAGTCGTGGGGCGCGGTGTGGAAGTACAACTCCGGGTCCACTCTGCAGGCACCCATATCGATCCGTCTCACCTCCGGCTCTGGCAAGAAGCTCGTCGCCCGCAATGTCATCCCCTCCGGCTGGCAGGCCAGCAGGACCTACCGATCCATCGTAAACTTCCAGTGATCAAGTGATCGTTAGATCTGTCAGATCGAGTACCTATGTTAATTTATTAGTAGCTCCGTGCCTATGTGTGTAATCGACATTGATAATTCAATATGGCAATTGATGTGGCAAATTTCTTGTTGGAATATTTTGGCAGATCCGACCATCCCATGGATATTGCTAAACCCACAAGATTACTGCCAACTGGGTTGTTTGTCAGTCTTTCTAGGACtaataaatttatattgaaaatcATGACGCCTACAAAAAAACTCACTCACTTAATTTAGGATTTCAAAGAATGGTCCAAGTTTAATTAATATACACTGAAAAATAGTGCCAAGTCTTGAAACAGAGTACACCCTTAAATTCATGCGTGGATTTTAATTTGTTTTCCATGGTACTAGCTGATTTGTTGTAGATTATGCCTAAAGTTACTTGATTTCCCATGATTTTCATGAGTTTACGATTGCTCAAAGTTCCTTCATTGTCTTAGTGTTTCCTACCCATGGGTCAACCCTAGAATTTGGTAATTGATTATTCTCTGTTTCATAACAGGACAGTGGGAATTAGACGTGCCGAAAACAAACCATTGTTGTTCTATATAGCCAAAAGAAAGATACGCATGCTTCTGTAGGAAGAGAGATAAATGAAAAAGGAGGTTTatattctcttatttaagagaGATGATATCAAGATGTCATCTCTCAGTCCTACGATTTCAGGAGTGTGCAAATAATGGCTAGAGATAAAGATAATCCCTTGTATACCATGACTTGTGACTTATCTAGATGATGTGGAATACATAAGTAAATACAAGGGTATTCTTAGTGAAATCTATGTATACAGATTTGATAAACACTGGTCCAATCTCAAAGTCGCTTCACATTTGGAAATTTAAGGTGCCCTCGAAATGTAAAGGTCTTTATATGATTTTTCACAAGGAAGTGATCTTGACCAAGGACAACTTGGCAAAGCATAGTTGGGAGGATTGTAAACAGTGTTCTTTCTGTGACCAAGATGAATCCatccaattttttttctcaaaTGCCCACTAACCAAGTTACTGTGGAGTATAGTACAAGTGGCTTTTATTGTCAGTCCTTCCACTACCATTGCCactttatttgggacatggctagATGGGGTAGAGCCTAAAACAATGGCGCATATTCTGAGTCAGAGTGTGTGCATTACTTTGGGCTATACGAAGTTGTTGGAATGACgtgatttttaacagacaaaacATCATAAATTTTTGTAGGCCATCTACCATATGTGGTCGTTCCTCGGCCGTGCGGAAGTCAAAGAGCATATGGCTTATAGGTGCAACCcttgggagacggtagcacgggatACTTACAACCGATTTGGATGGTGATCCAACAATAGGATAGGTGTATAGTCATCTATTCTTCTTGTTGCCGGTtgtggcaattttattttatttcggcACCATTTGTGAATTTGTATCGAACTATGTACTTGATGGCTATTTTGATTAATAGTATGGCCTATGCATCATTTTGATGCAGAGGCCAGAGTACTCGTCCTTTGAAAAGAAAAACACCAATGTGTTGCTTACAAACTTTTTACGTAATCTTTCAACTAATTCTCCTCCCCTGTATTTCACCGGATGGGCTCCGCTGAATCCAATCATGAGCTCACGCTTCACCTCTCGCTCTTATGTCTAGTCTATACAGTAGGTGGAGGTACGCTCAGAAAAATACAGTAGGTAGTACCCCTCGAAAAAAATACAGTAGGTGGTACCCCTCGAAAAAAATACAGTAGGTGCAGGTGGtggtgctgggggggggggggggggggggggggggagcgggtcAAAAGGGTCATATATATGTCAACCAACTACAAGATAGAACATTCGACTTGAACTGAAATGAAAATCAGTTACACCCACATTAAGTAAAAATAATCCCTTCAAATCCGTATTTAATCAGCCTGCGATATCCCTATAGCTCTATGCTCATATGATAATACTTCTTATTTTGATCAGCCTAATGGATAGACAGTCCCAAAATCTTTACTAATACACTCATTAAATAAAGAAATATCCCCTCAAATCCATATTTAATCAGCGTGcgatctctctatctctctgctGCCTATAAATCAAAGTACACGGCGAGAGACTACGCTTGCTATCACACACCATCACCCGATCTGTCTCCAGTTCGTTCTCTCCTTCCTCTCGCGTACGCGGAGCAATCGTATATTGTTCAGTGCGCGCATGGCTTCTTCCTTCGCCGCTTTAGCGGCTCTAGCCATCAGCTGCCTCCTCATCCTCCATCCGTGCAGCGTCTCCGGTTGGTCCGACGGCGGCGCGACGTGGTACGTTCCCCCCGAAGGCGCAGGCACCGACGGTACGTAGTTGTACACACATATTTATAGTCCTATATATGAACGATGCGTTGATGCCTCATGCATGCAGACCTTGATGATGGACGCGTATATGGCAAAAGTCTATTTTAAATTCTGAACTCCTAGACCTTCGGTGAAACTAACCCCAAagtcaaaatcatgttcaattgCACGCTAAACTATGCAATTCCGGTCTAAATTGAACCTTCGAGTCGTTTTGATGACCAGGATTGGCGGGGTTTCACTGAGGGCGCACACCCGCACCCCGCTGGGCCGGCCTGcttttgttttctttcattaaGAAATAGAAATTCACAAAGGGCGCTACACCCTGCTCCTGCTGGGCTGGCCCGCTTTGTTTTTTCGTTTTAAAGAAACACACGGTGTGGCTTGATGGGTCACGTGTCCGTGGATTTTAAAAAGTTCGTGGATTCGAAAACTTCCATGAAAAAAGAGTTCCTTGTTTTGAAATTTTGTTCAGAATGTTTTTGTTCTATATTTTTATAACTTTTTAAAGAAATGTTTGGGATTTCAAAAAATGCTTCtgtttcaaatattgttcacaaattaaaaaatgttcgtgtGTTCTAATTTTGTTCcggaaattcaaaaaattcaaatgtgCATGTTCCAAAAGTCTGGTTGAATTTTCCAAATTTAGTTTggtaaatttgttcacaaatttgacAAGTGGTTGCTTTTCATAAAACACTCATctttttttccaaaaaatattttgtgcccaaaattttaaaaatattcgaaTCTGGAGATGATTCTTATCGTTTTGTGCTGCTATATAAGCAGATTTGCTAGCTAGCTCAAGTGGTAGTACCACCTCTTCTATAGCTGCAAATCCTGGTTTCGAAACTTGTCAAGCGCGTCCGCAATTCTGCCGCAAAGAGcgacagaaaaataaagaaaacatttttgagcaaacaaaaacaaaaatggtTTGGTCCAGGGTGGAGGACGGGTGCTTTTTGGCCCACCAGCTAGACAAATCCCGGTAGATTGCATAGTTCAGGATGCAATCGACCGGGATTTCAATTTGAGAATTCGTTTCGCTGAACGTCTACGAATTTAAAGTTTAAAATAGACTTTTTCACGCGTATATAGTTGTTTATTTGTACTGACGCGTGCATGGGCATGCTGCAGGTGGTGCATGCGGATACCAGCACGACGTGGAGAAGCCTCCGTTCTCCGCCATGATCACGGCGGGCGGCCCCTCCATCTTCAAGAACGGCAAGGGCTGCGGCGCTTGCTACCAGGTGAGATGCACCGGCAATGCCGCTTGCTTCGGGTTTCCGGTGACCGTGGTCGTCACAGATGAGTGCCGTGGCGGGCCGTGCCTGGCCGAGGCTGCCCACTTCGACCTTAGCGGGAAAGCGTTCGGCGCCATGGCAAAGCCCGGCCAGGCCGACAACCTCCGCAAAGCTGGCAACATTAGAGTCCAGTACAACCGGTAAGCTCTTGCTAGCTAGTTCACACAGCTCTCACGCCAAGTGCACGGTGCTCCGTGCATGTTCCATCCATCAATTGTATCTATTTGATTTCTTCACTGGCAGGGTTCCGTGCAACTGGCATGGGCTGAACATCGTTTTCAAGGTGGATGCCCGCTCCAATCCGAACTACCTCGCAGTGCTCATAGAGTACGAGGCCGGTGACGGCGACCTGTCAGCGGTCGACCTTCAGCAGCGCGGCGGTGGATGGGCGTCGATGCAGGAGTTGTCGGGTGCAGTGTGGAAGTACAAGTCCAGGTCCACCCTACAGGCCCCCATATCTATCGGCCTCACCTTCGGCTCCGGCAAGCAGCTCATCGCCAGCAATGTCATTCCCTCCGGATGGCAGGCTGGAAGGACCTACCGATCCGTCGTAAACTACTAGTGACCGAGTGATTGATCGGTTTGTCAGATCGAATACCTAGCTATGGGCACATGTGTGTGTCTTTGTGTAATcgacattgataatttgatatggaaATAGTTGTTTTCATCATGcttgaaaattttcaaataatGTGGAGAAATTGCTTGCTTGGAATATTTTGGTAGGCGGGCTGTATATCTGTCTAATATTCTAACGATGTGATGGATATTGCTAAACCCTCAAGATTATTGCCAACTGAGTTGTTCATCAATCTTTTGAGTACTcctcagcgacaattaatatggaccaGGAAGAGTAATAAGTTTATGCTTTCATGATGCCTTAATAAACGCAGTCAGTTAATTTAAGATTTCATAGAATGCTCCAAGTACATATAACTAATGCTTAATGTCAAGTCTATGGGCTACAACCTTCAATTTATTCATGGATTTTGTTTTCATTCTGGCTGCTTTTATGTAGATTATGGCCTAAAGTTACTTGGTTTCCCAACATGGTCCTAAATTCTTGAGTTTATGGTTCCCTAAAGTTACTTCACTACCATAGTCTTTCTTACCCATGGATCGACCCTAAATTTGGGTATCTGCTTATGCCTTGTTTCATAACAAGACAACAAGAACTATGTGTGCCAAAAACAAGTCAGTGTTGACCTATATAGCCAAGAGATAGTTAGGAAAAATAAAGTGGTTCTATAATCTATATTAGCAATGTCAAATAATTGttgagttggaagataaaaggattattatttttccttttcttagCTATAAGAGATGATATCAAAGATGTGGCATCTCTGTCCATTGTATGAGATGTCGTCCCTAAGATCTCCCACTGTGGTATATAGTGTAGTGTCATGCAGCTTCATGCAATGACAACTAGGCCCATCACCAACAAAACATAGCATTAAATGAAAAAAAAGAGGGTTGATATCATAGTATGATACCATATCATAGTAAATGAGATGCTACTATGATTCATACAAATAATTACTTAGGTCGTTTTAATTTTCAAACTACAATATTATGCACTATGGATTAACTATCTTACTCAATGTGAGAGGCCGAAGTCATACATTGTCTTAATTTTAATCACTATAATTCTTTTGGAATCTGCAAACACTAATAACTAGATATaaagataacatatattttagcTTCTCTAAATGGCGTGGAATGCATGAGAAAGTAGTTTCTTATCAACCATTGTGCATTCCCTTACACATATGGCTTCATCAATATAGCTTGAAAACATATAGCCAAAAGATGCATACACGTGACTTTGTTAATAGTATATCTTGAAGGGACGCCACTACAACCATCGCAGGGCCTTTGTTACGTTGGTATTCGCCAAAAAAAGAAAACAAGACAAATTGAAGCTATGCGGTTCCATCCTTTAGGACGCCTTGTGTTGTGTGGGTGTGTTCATGGCCACTAACAGTGCTTGAGATTGCAACACGGAGCACGTGGTAGCCGCTGCATCACACAAACGCTGCACAGCAACGGTGAAATCCTGTCAATAAATAAAGTCTCCAGCGAAAGCTGCTAAAGAATCACAAGCAAACCACACACACGGCATCGATCCAGCTTTCTACAGAGAAGATGGCAGCCGACGGCATGCACGTCATGATGTTCCCCTTCCTCGCCTTCGGCCACATCAGCCCGTTCGTGCAGCTGGCGCGCAAGCTCGTCGCCGCCGGCGGGGTGCGGGTCACGCTTCTGTCGGCCGCGGCCAACGTGCCCCGTGTAGAGGCCATGCTGGGGCCGGCGGCCGGCGCCGTGGCCGTGGCCCCGCTGCGCCTCCAGCGCGTGCCGGGGCTCCCCGAGGGCGCCGAGAGCACGGCCGAGGTCTCGGCGGACGGCGCCGAGCTGCTCAAGGTCGCCGTCGACGGCACCAGGCCGCAGGTGGCGAACCTGCTCGCGGAGCTCCGCCCTGACGCCCTGCTGTTCGACTTCGCCACCCCATGGGTCACCGAGCTCGCGGCGCCGCTCGGCACCAAGGTGCTCCAGTTCTCGGTCTTCTCTGCCGTGTCCGGCGCCTACCTTATGGTCCCCGCGCGCCGCGCCGGTGGCCATGGGCCGACCGCGGATGACCTCGCGTCGGCGCCCACGGGCTTCCCGCCATCGTCTTCGCTCGCCACCGTGCCGGCCTACCAGGCTGCCAATTTCACCTACGTGTTCACCAGCTTCCACGGCGAACCGTGCGTGTACGATCGCGTCCTCGCCGGCCTCCAGTCCAGCGACGCCCTCGTGATCAAGACGTGCCACGAAATGGAAGGGCCCTACATCAACTACCTCGCCGCCCAGCTCGGCAAACCGGTGCTCCTCACG is a window encoding:
- the LOC123040456 gene encoding anthocyanidin-3-O-glucoside rhamnosyltransferase — protein: MAADGMHVMMFPFLAFGHISPFVQLARKLVAAGGVRVTLLSAAANVPRVEAMLGPAAGAVAVAPLRLQRVPGLPEGAESTAEVSADGAELLKVAVDGTRPQVANLLAELRPDALLFDFATPWVTELAAPLGTKVLQFSVFSAVSGAYLMVPARRAGGHGPTADDLASAPTGFPPSSSLATVPAYQAANFTYVFTSFHGEPCVYDRVLAGLQSSDALVIKTCHEMEGPYINYLAAQLGKPVLLTGPVVPEPPQGELEERWAKWLSSFPDNAVVFASFGSETFLPAAAATELLLGLESTNRPFFVVLNFPKGTDTDAELARCTPPGFAGRTKGRGVVHTGWVQQQHILRHRSVGCFVNHAGLSSVVEGLVAGCRLVLLPMKGDQYLNAALFARDLRVGAEVARRDGDGWFGRADVSDAVDTAMADGWEGRGIKWREFLTDDAVQKRLADDFVRDFKNFVRA
- the LOC123040454 gene encoding putative expansin-B14 is translated as MASSFAALAALAISCLLILHPCSVSGWSDGGATWYVPPEGAGTDGGACGYQHDVEKPPFSAMITAGGPSIFKNGKGCGACYQVRCTGNAACFGFPVTVVVTDECRGGPCLAEAAHFDLSGKAFGAMAKPGQADNLRKAGNIRVQYNRVPCNWHGLNIVFKVDARSNPNYLAVLIEYEAGDGDLSAVDLQQRGGGWASMQELSGAVWKYKSRSTLQAPISIGLTFGSGKQLIASNVIPSGWQAGRTYRSVVNY